The Paenibacillus macerans genome includes a window with the following:
- a CDS encoding AGE family epimerase/isomerase, with protein MDKLDWIQQLRQELQDNILPFWINHTVDTERGGFIGFIDQELKPERQADKGLVLNARILWTFASAHRLFPSEEYLETAQRAYDYLLEHFLDREHGGLYWMVDCEGRPAQDKKQVYGQAFVIYALAEYALATSNREALDLAADIYRLLEKYSYDPVHKGYIEALSRDWKQTGDFSLSNKDLNEKKSMNTHLHVLEAYTNLYRVWKSPELRHSLSELIEVTLDHIIDPQKAHFWLFFDEEWQVKSRHISYGHDIEGSWLLVEAAGVLGDPALLQRVKETAAAMAEAVYNEGVDKDGGIWNEAGPSGLTDTNKDWWPQAEAMVGFYNAYQLTGDERYRTAAANSWKFIQTYLIDRERGEWFWGVDQSGASLPGEPKVSPWKCPYHNSRACLEMLGRLQG; from the coding sequence ATGGACAAACTCGATTGGATACAACAGCTGCGGCAAGAACTGCAGGACAACATTTTGCCGTTTTGGATCAACCATACGGTCGATACCGAGCGCGGCGGGTTCATCGGCTTTATCGATCAAGAATTGAAACCCGAGCGCCAAGCCGACAAAGGGCTGGTGCTGAACGCCCGGATTTTGTGGACCTTTGCTTCCGCCCACCGTCTCTTCCCTTCCGAAGAATATCTGGAGACGGCGCAGCGCGCCTACGATTATCTGCTGGAGCATTTCCTGGACCGCGAGCACGGCGGCTTGTACTGGATGGTCGATTGCGAGGGGCGTCCGGCCCAGGATAAAAAGCAGGTTTACGGTCAAGCGTTCGTCATTTACGCCTTGGCCGAATATGCCCTCGCCACTTCGAACCGGGAGGCGCTGGATTTGGCGGCGGACATCTACCGCCTGCTTGAGAAATACAGCTATGACCCTGTTCATAAAGGATATATCGAGGCTTTGTCCCGCGACTGGAAGCAAACCGGCGACTTCAGCCTCAGCAACAAGGACCTGAACGAAAAGAAATCGATGAACACCCATCTGCACGTGCTGGAGGCGTACACCAACCTGTACCGGGTATGGAAATCCCCCGAGCTGCGGCACAGCCTGTCCGAGCTGATCGAGGTGACGCTGGATCATATCATCGACCCGCAAAAGGCTCATTTTTGGCTGTTTTTTGATGAGGAATGGCAAGTCAAGAGCCGCCATATCTCCTACGGGCATGACATCGAAGGCAGCTGGCTGCTCGTCGAAGCCGCCGGGGTGCTTGGCGATCCCGCCCTGCTGCAGCGTGTAAAAGAAACGGCTGCGGCGATGGCGGAAGCGGTTTACAACGAAGGCGTGGACAAAGACGGGGGCATTTGGAACGAGGCCGGCCCAAGCGGACTGACCGATACGAACAAGGATTGGTGGCCCCAGGCGGAAGCGATGGTCGGCTTCTATAACGCCTATCAGTTGACCGGCGACGAGCGGTACCGGACCGCCGCGGCAAATTCCTGGAAGTTCATCCAAACGTACCTGATCGACCGGGAACGCGGCGAATGGTTCTGGGGCGTGGATCAGAGCGGCGCCTCCCTGCCGGGAGAGCCGAAGGTCAGCCCGTGGAAATGCCCGTACCATAACAGCCGGGCTTGTCTGGAAATGCTGGGACGTTTGCAGGGATAG
- a CDS encoding glycoside hydrolase family 113 — MNSLAPYVAGMTWGFMGVRGTWGNESAARSMETMVKSTGVNWTAIAFSALQATAFSTEIPYWKEPTVTDEEVRWAIGKAKSLGLKVCLKPIVNCADGTWRAHINFFDKDVPCEPKWADWFASYRKFIVHFAQIAEESGCEMFCIGCEMVQTNRREREWRELIGEVRKVYGGPITYNCDKYQEDNVVWWDAVDIISSSGYYPVGDWERQLNRIENVVRRLGKPFLFMEAGCPSRTGSANIPNDWTLQGAVNEAEQADYYRMMLQKCGERDWVRGFMLWDWPAQLYGREQAAADDGYCIYGKRAEAVVAEAYAAKLISP; from the coding sequence ATGAATTCGTTAGCGCCTTATGTGGCCGGAATGACCTGGGGGTTTATGGGCGTTAGAGGCACATGGGGCAATGAATCCGCGGCCCGTTCGATGGAAACGATGGTGAAATCCACCGGGGTCAACTGGACGGCGATCGCTTTTTCCGCGCTGCAAGCGACGGCCTTCTCGACGGAAATTCCTTACTGGAAGGAACCGACGGTAACCGATGAGGAAGTCAGGTGGGCGATTGGCAAAGCCAAGTCGCTTGGCTTGAAGGTATGCCTGAAGCCGATCGTGAACTGTGCGGACGGCACCTGGCGGGCGCATATCAACTTCTTTGACAAAGATGTTCCGTGCGAACCCAAGTGGGCCGACTGGTTTGCCTCTTACCGCAAGTTTATCGTTCATTTTGCGCAAATCGCCGAGGAATCAGGCTGCGAAATGTTCTGCATCGGCTGCGAGATGGTACAGACCAACCGGCGCGAGCGGGAGTGGCGGGAACTGATTGGAGAAGTAAGAAAAGTGTACGGCGGCCCCATTACGTATAACTGCGATAAATACCAGGAGGATAACGTGGTTTGGTGGGATGCCGTGGACATTATCAGCTCCAGCGGTTACTATCCGGTCGGCGATTGGGAGCGGCAGCTGAATCGGATTGAAAACGTTGTACGGCGGTTGGGCAAGCCTTTTCTGTTTATGGAAGCGGGTTGCCCCAGCCGGACCGGCTCGGCGAACATCCCAAACGACTGGACGCTTCAAGGGGCGGTCAACGAAGCCGAGCAGGCCGATTATTACCGCATGATGCTGCAAAAATGCGGAGAACGCGACTGGGTGCGCGGCTTCATGCTGTGGGATTGGCCGGCGCAGCTTTACGGCCGCGAGCAAGCCGCTGCCGATGACGGCTACTGCATTTACGGCAAACGCGCCGAAGCTGTCGTCGCCGAAGCATACGCCGCCAAACTAATTTCACCATAA
- a CDS encoding glycoside hydrolase family 130 protein, which produces MSTVKIIGETLPNIPWQEKPADAAGPVWRHSGNPVIDRNPAKGIARIFNSAVVPYEGRFVGVFRAETINGRPHLHLGWSEDGYGWKIDEERFPFTDEDGKPFQPRYAYDPGLVKVEDTYYITWCTDFYGASIGVAKTRDFQSFVRLENPFLPFNRNGVLFPKKIGGNFIMLSRPSDSGHTPFGDVFLSESPDFVYWGKHRHVMSKGGQGWCQSVKIGGGPAPIETSEGWLMFYHGVTGTCNGLVYSMGAVILDRVEPSRVKYRSRTYVLTPEEWYEERGFVPNVVFPCAALTDAASGRIAIYYGGADTYVGVAYTTVREIVDYVKATHEEVGDDAEIGTM; this is translated from the coding sequence ATGAGTACAGTAAAAATTATCGGAGAAACCTTGCCGAACATCCCGTGGCAGGAGAAACCGGCTGATGCGGCCGGGCCGGTGTGGAGACATAGCGGGAATCCGGTTATCGATAGAAATCCGGCTAAAGGCATCGCCCGTATTTTCAACAGCGCCGTAGTCCCGTACGAAGGCCGCTTCGTCGGCGTCTTCCGCGCCGAAACGATCAATGGCCGCCCGCATCTGCACCTGGGTTGGAGCGAGGACGGCTACGGCTGGAAGATCGACGAGGAGCGCTTTCCTTTCACGGATGAGGACGGCAAGCCGTTTCAGCCGCGATATGCCTATGATCCGGGGCTGGTGAAGGTGGAAGATACCTATTATATCACTTGGTGTACAGACTTTTACGGCGCGTCGATCGGCGTGGCCAAAACGCGGGATTTCCAATCGTTCGTGCGCCTGGAAAATCCATTCCTGCCGTTCAACCGCAACGGCGTATTGTTCCCGAAAAAAATCGGCGGGAATTTCATTATGCTGTCCCGTCCGAGCGACAGCGGCCATACGCCGTTCGGCGACGTGTTCCTGAGCGAAAGCCCGGATTTCGTCTATTGGGGCAAACACCGCCATGTCATGAGCAAAGGCGGCCAAGGCTGGTGCCAGTCGGTGAAAATCGGCGGCGGCCCGGCCCCGATCGAAACGTCGGAAGGCTGGCTGATGTTCTACCACGGCGTTACCGGCACTTGCAACGGGCTCGTCTACAGCATGGGCGCGGTCATTCTTGACAGGGTTGAGCCGTCCCGCGTGAAATACCGCTCCAGAACATACGTGCTGACGCCGGAGGAATGGTATGAAGAGCGCGGTTTCGTGCCGAACGTCGTGTTCCCTTGCGCCGCGTTGACGGATGCCGCAAGCGGAAGAATCGCCATCTATTACGGCGGTGCGGACACCTATGTTGGCGTGGCCTATACAACGGTCCGGGAGATCGTCGATTACGTGAAAGCGACGCATGAAGAAGTGGGCGACGACGCGGAAATCGGAACAATGTAA
- a CDS encoding acetylxylan esterase — MANDRIEDLLKYQGSSPKPRDFHAYWERALKELDAQPLDYELAAADFQTPLAECYDLYFTGVGGARVHAKYVKPRAVKGKGQGLALFHGYHTGSGDWFDKAAYAAHGIAVIAPDCRGQGGLSEDNLTVKGTTLKGHIIRGIDEEDPDKLYYRNVFLDLVQTVRILMSMEEVDPDRIGVHGCSQGGALTVACAALEPRVKLAIPVYPFLTDYKKAWEMDVTSSAYEELAYYFRFMDPLHETQEAFFNKLGYIDIQNLADRIRAKVIFVTGLADSICPPYTQFAAYNKIVSEKELVVYHEYGHEYLPYLGDRVLQEMLEL, encoded by the coding sequence ATGGCCAATGATCGAATCGAAGATTTGCTGAAATACCAAGGGAGCAGCCCGAAACCGCGGGATTTCCACGCCTATTGGGAACGGGCCCTGAAGGAGCTGGACGCGCAGCCGCTGGATTATGAATTGGCGGCCGCCGATTTTCAGACGCCGCTGGCGGAATGTTATGATCTTTATTTTACCGGGGTCGGCGGAGCACGGGTGCACGCCAAATACGTCAAACCGCGGGCGGTCAAGGGCAAAGGGCAAGGGCTTGCGCTTTTCCACGGCTACCACACCGGGAGCGGGGACTGGTTCGACAAAGCCGCGTACGCCGCCCACGGTATCGCCGTGATCGCACCGGACTGCCGGGGACAGGGCGGATTGTCCGAAGACAATCTGACCGTGAAAGGGACGACGCTGAAAGGCCATATTATCCGCGGCATCGATGAAGAGGATCCGGATAAGCTGTATTACCGCAATGTGTTTCTCGATTTGGTGCAGACAGTGCGGATTCTGATGTCGATGGAGGAGGTCGATCCGGACCGGATCGGCGTCCATGGCTGTTCCCAAGGCGGAGCGCTTACGGTGGCCTGCGCCGCTTTGGAGCCGCGGGTCAAGCTGGCGATCCCGGTTTACCCGTTCCTGACCGATTATAAGAAAGCGTGGGAAATGGATGTCACTAGCTCGGCTTACGAGGAACTTGCTTATTATTTCCGGTTTATGGACCCGCTGCACGAGACGCAGGAAGCGTTTTTCAACAAACTGGGATATATCGACATTCAGAATCTGGCCGACCGTATCCGGGCGAAGGTCATCTTCGTGACGGGCTTGGCCGATTCGATTTGTCCGCCTTACACGCAGTTTGCGGCCTATAACAAGATCGTTTCCGAGAAGGAGTTGGTCGTTTATCATGAATACGGCCATGAATATTTGCCTTATTTGGGCGACCGCGTCCTGCAGGAGATGCTGGAGTTGTAG
- the lepA gene encoding translation elongation factor 4 produces the protein MTDIRARQQKIRNFCIIAHIDHGKSTLADRILEYTGALSSREMQEQVLDQMDLERERGITIKLQAVRLAYRADDGEEYLLNLIDTPGHVDFTYEVSRSLAACEGALLVVDAAQGIEAQTLANVYLALDNNLEILPVINKIDLPSADPDRVKQEVEDVIGLDASEAVLASAKAGIGIKEILEQVVQKVPAPSGDPDRPLKALIFDSHYDPYKGVIVYVRVIDGHIKAGSKIKMMATDKTFEVIEVGAFKPRMTIVDELNVGDVGFIVAGIKTVGDTRVGDTVTDAKNPTPEPLPGYRKINPMVFCGLYPIETSDYNDLREALEKLQLNDASLSFEPETSSALGFGFRCGFLGLLHMDVIQERIEREFNIPLITTAPSVIYKVTLTNGETISIDNPSNYPEVGKIDHVEEPFVKAAIIVPNDYVGTVMELCQNKRGEFVNMEYLDTTRVTITYQIPLSEIVYDFFDQLKSGTKGYASFDYELSGYRQSNLVKMDILLNGEQVDALSFIVHRDRAYHRGRIICEKLRELIPRQMFEVPIQASIGTKIVARETVKAMRKNVLAKCYGGDISRKRKLLEKQKEGKKRMKQVGSVEVPQEAFMAVLKIDDN, from the coding sequence ATGACTGATATCAGAGCAAGACAACAAAAAATTCGCAATTTCTGCATCATTGCACATATAGACCATGGCAAATCGACGCTGGCCGACCGGATTTTGGAATATACCGGGGCGCTGTCTTCCCGGGAAATGCAGGAGCAGGTGCTCGACCAGATGGATCTGGAGCGTGAACGCGGGATTACAATCAAGCTGCAGGCGGTGCGCTTGGCTTACCGTGCGGACGACGGTGAGGAATATTTGCTGAACCTGATCGACACGCCGGGACACGTCGACTTCACGTACGAGGTTTCCCGCAGCCTGGCGGCCTGCGAAGGGGCATTGCTCGTCGTGGACGCCGCCCAGGGGATCGAAGCCCAGACGCTGGCCAACGTTTATCTGGCGCTGGACAACAACCTGGAGATTTTGCCTGTCATCAACAAAATCGATCTGCCCAGCGCCGATCCGGACCGGGTGAAGCAGGAGGTCGAGGACGTCATCGGGCTCGACGCCAGCGAGGCCGTGCTGGCTTCGGCCAAAGCGGGGATCGGGATCAAGGAGATCCTGGAACAGGTCGTGCAGAAGGTGCCGGCGCCGTCGGGCGATCCGGACCGTCCGCTTAAAGCGCTCATTTTCGATTCGCATTACGATCCGTACAAAGGCGTTATCGTATATGTACGCGTCATTGACGGCCATATCAAAGCCGGCTCGAAAATCAAAATGATGGCGACGGACAAAACGTTCGAGGTCATCGAGGTCGGCGCGTTCAAGCCGCGGATGACGATCGTGGACGAGCTGAACGTCGGCGACGTCGGCTTTATCGTGGCCGGCATCAAGACGGTCGGCGACACCCGGGTCGGGGATACGGTGACGGACGCAAAAAATCCGACGCCCGAACCGCTGCCGGGCTACCGCAAAATCAACCCGATGGTCTTCTGCGGCCTGTATCCGATCGAAACGTCGGATTACAACGATCTGCGCGAAGCCCTGGAGAAGCTGCAGCTCAACGACGCTTCGCTCAGCTTCGAGCCGGAAACGTCCAGCGCGCTAGGCTTCGGATTCCGCTGCGGATTCCTCGGCCTGCTGCACATGGACGTCATCCAGGAGCGGATCGAACGGGAGTTCAACATCCCGCTGATCACGACCGCGCCAAGCGTTATTTACAAAGTGACGCTGACGAACGGCGAGACGATTTCGATCGACAATCCGTCCAATTATCCGGAAGTCGGCAAAATCGACCACGTGGAAGAGCCTTTCGTCAAGGCGGCGATCATCGTGCCGAACGATTACGTCGGAACGGTGATGGAGCTGTGCCAAAACAAGCGCGGCGAATTCGTGAACATGGAGTATTTGGATACGACGCGCGTGACGATTACCTACCAGATCCCGCTGTCGGAGATCGTTTACGACTTCTTCGACCAGTTGAAATCGGGCACGAAAGGATACGCTTCGTTCGACTACGAGCTGTCGGGATACCGCCAGTCCAATTTGGTAAAGATGGACATCCTGCTCAACGGCGAGCAGGTGGACGCGTTGTCCTTCATCGTGCACCGCGACCGCGCTTACCATCGCGGCCGGATCATTTGCGAGAAGCTGCGCGAGCTGATTCCGCGCCAAATGTTCGAGGTGCCGATCCAGGCTTCGATCGGGACGAAGATCGTCGCACGCGAAACGGTCAAGGCGATGCGCAAAAATGTCCTCGCCAAATGCTACGGCGGCGATATTTCACGGAAGCGCAAGCTGCTGGAAAAGCAAAAGGAAGGCAAAAAGCGGATGAAGCAGGTCGGCAGCGTCGAGGTGCCGCAGGAAGCGTTTATGGCGGTGCTGAAGATCGACGACAATTAA